The Chitinophaga pinensis DSM 2588 region ATCCCTCTGCCATTCACCATTAACGACTGATAGGCTATCTTCTGACCGTTTTCATCAAAGCGGATCCTTTTGATGCCGGAAGGTATCTGTGTCTCAAGATTGTATTCTATGTATTCTACCCATTCTTTACCATAGGAATAATAACCTGCCCAGAATACATTATTAGCCGGCTTTCCATAAGATGTATAACAGGGCATTCCGTCCTCCGCAAGACCATAGAAATGATAATCACCTAACTCACGTACATTACCTACCGGGAACACCTTCTCATCTGGCTGTAAAAAAGCAGGAGTACCATAATCATCGAGATCGTATCTGTAACCTGGGATATATTTTTCAGTGGCTATTTTGCTTTTAAATTCCTGTAAAAGGTCAAATTCAACAAAGGCTTGTTTCCATCGGGATAGGATATTCTGCTTCAATAAGTCCAGGTACATCTGCGGCATTTTGAATAAAATTAATATTTTAAAATAAAAGATGCTACTTGGTTTGTTCAATTGGTTTACAGATCATTATAAAGCCCACCTGAAAGATATAACCTTCCAGGTGGGCTCACTATTTTTAATTATGACTCCTATCTATTCAATTTTAATGGGTTGCGAGTAAATATGCTCCGCAACGCCTGCTGTCTTGACACTTACGCGTGCAAAGAAAAATGACTGTCCCGAAAGACTGCCTGGAATTGTCAGAGTGACAGTAACAGGCGCGTTGATATCAGTAATATCGCTCCCGTTGACCGCCGCAGAGCCCAGATTGTTTACAGCATCAACAATATTGGTCTTGCCGACAAACAATGCTACTGATTCAAGTGTACCCCCATTAGCAACTTTCACTATAGAGAACGTACCCGTCACCGTCGTACCTGATTTACTGATCGTCGCGTTTTTGATCACAAAGTAAGGCTGCACAGGTACTTCTATTACGGTATTGCCATTGACGGTAACGTCAATAGAGTCGATATTATTCACCCATGGTCCGTTACCCGGCAGGCGGACCAGCTTATAACTGCCATTGAATAACGAGGCAGAAAAAGTACCGTCCTGTGCCACGTAGACAGGTATTTTCGTGAACAGCTCAAAACCATGTTGCCAGAGCTCCAGCTGCACACCATTCGAACGAAGGCCTACTGCTTCTTTGTCATATACGACTTTACCGGAAAGCAGGGAAGACGGCTTTTCGTAGTTGTCTTTCTTACAGCCATTCACCAGTACCAGCAGTAACAGTGTAATGACGTATGACGATATTAATCTGATCATGTCAGTTCGTTTTAACAGGTTAATGGAATGGATTTTTTACAATCTTCGGATTATTGTTCAGCACAGATTGATTGATCGCTGTATAGTAGTTCCCCAGCCGGAAAAAGCGGGGTGCTCTGAAACGGGGCGCTACCATCTTCACAAATACATACTTGCCGTCTCTCGCAGCATCTCCCGGACGGATCACACGATAAGGATACAAGGCGTAGATCATCGCATCCGGACTGGAAGTACTGCCATTCCATACCTTATCCGCCGTTCTCCAGCGTTTGAGATCCCATAAACGGTGATCTTCGAACGCCAGTTCTACCCTGCGCTCATTGCGGATCCGATCGATCGTCAGTGTCGTCAGACTATTAGGCCCAAAACCTGCTCTTTCGCGCAGTGCATTGATATAAAGCAGCGCATTGCCTGTCTGTCCCAGCTCAAATGCCGCCTCCCCCGCGTTCAGATAAATCTCTCCCAGACGGAACCATACCCACCATACATCACTCTGTACGCCACGGGTACTCGTCTTATCATTCGCATCGATAAACTTACGCAGATAGAATCCTGTATTGGATACTTCCTGTATAGAGCGGTGCGGACCAGAAGTACCTGTCAGCAGTTTACCATCGCTGTAAGTGGTACCCAGATCGCTGCCCTCCACGATATCATAGGCATTACGACCCGCGTTCCATACAAGTACGCCCGCCTGAATAGATACCGGCAAACTCTTAAACGACGTACCCGGATAGATAATCGTACCATACAGACGCGCATCTTTATTGCTGAAGATATCAGCTACATTGTTGTAGTAGATATAGTCTGTATTATCAGCAGTACGTGTCTTCAACGCCCCATTTGTTCCGTCTTTGTATTCATAAGCCTCCACCAGGTTCAGCGAAGGCACCACAGAAGAAGAGCCCAGGTTGTCCTCTCTGATACCACGGGCAATATTGTCATAAGAAAACACATGCTTGCGGGTGGGCAACAGGAAGTCTTTCACAAAGATCGCTTCCCTGTTATTCGCCTTCTTGGTCACCGCTTCATAGAAGTTTTCTCCCAGATCCGGATTGTTCTTATACAAAGCATAAGGACCACTGTTGATGATTTCTTTGGATGCATCCAGGGCTTTCTGATAATAGCCATTCGCCATACCAGCGGGAATACCCACTTCTCCACCTGCAGTGGTAATAGGCGCGGCCATAAGACCGTTATACTTTGCCAGTGATCCCGCATATAACATCGCCCTGCTCTTTAATGCAAGTGCGGTGTATTTGTTGGCGCGGGTAGTACTACCGTCATTGCCGATCAGGTCTTTAATCGCATCTACTTCCGAAGCAATGAAATCATACACCTCCGATTCCTTTGCACGTGGTTGCTGAAGACTCTCCACATTACCGGAATAATCATACACCAGTTGTTTGGTTACAAGGGGTACGCCGCCTAACCGTTTTACCAGGTTGAAATAATTCAATGCGCGCAGGAAACGTAATTCAGCGGAATATTGTTTCTTTGAAGCATCGGACAGCTTTATGCCATATTTCTCGATATTTTCCAACGCCAGGTTGATATCCCTGATGTAAGTGTAATTCCAGAGATACCAGCTGTCATAACCATAAGAAGTGATGTTATTGCGGCCATCTTCATTAGATTGACCACTCCACATCCCCTCGTCATAGTTCGCCAGATTACGCCACTGAAAAAGCCGGCCATCGGCGCCTTCATTATTGACATCGGTCAACCCGCTCTCTGCAGGTATCCTGTCATAAAAATTCGCCAGCAATGCGACGATCTGTTTAGGATCATTCCATACCTGCTCGTCTGAGAGGATGGTGCGTGGTTCTCTGTCGAGCCAGTCTTTCATACAACTGGTCAGCAGGAACAGTCCCGTTGCCATCAGGCAGTATATATAAAGTCGTTTCATGATTCGTGGATTAAGATGCATTAAAAGGATACGTTAAAACCAAAGTTGTACAGCCGTTGCTGCGGATATACCAGGCCATTGGAAGAACCAATCTCAGGATCTATCTCATACTCTTTCACGTTGTCTATAGAGAAGAGATTTGTGCCATTGGCATACACACGCAGTCCGGAAATACCAATCCTCTTGACAAACTCACGGGAGAAGTTGTAAGCCAGCTCCAGGTTTTTCAGTCGGATATACCTTACGTTGGTGATCCAGAAATCGTTTACAGCGTAATTCACATGAGTAGTATTATCCTTTCTGATAGCAGGGTATTTGCCACTTACCCATTTGCTGTCTGCATTATAAGGATCTTCTCTATGCCAGCGGTCTGTCAGCATATAGGCAGGAGACGAACCATTATTCTGGAAAGGATAACGCAGCTCCCAGTCACGCAGGAAAGACTGCATTGCAGCTCCTGCAAAATCAAAGCGCAGAGAGATCCCTTTCCAGGATACACTACTGTTGATACCAAAGCTGACATAAGGCTGCGCACCCTGCGCATAACCGATAGGACGCTGGTCCTGTCCATTGATGATCTTATCGCCGTTGACGTCTTCATACATAAAATCGCCCGGTAATTCGGTACGGTTACCCTGTCCGTCATTGTCGATACCATAGTTTTTAATCTGCTCTTCCGACTCAAAACGGCCCGTCACATGATACCCCCAGGTGATATTCGACCAGCGGTCTTCAATAGAGTTTCGGTATTTATCCCATGCATTACCAAAACGCGGTTTATAAGTACTGACGCTTCTCAGTCGTGCATAGGTGGCATTCACGCCGATGGAATAACGCACATCTCCGGAAGTACCGGTATAAGTCACCATACCTTCGATACCACGTGTTGCATCTTTATTGAGGTTGGCATTCGGCAGCGAATAGCCCACTTCACTAGGCAACAATACGTCATAACGGGCTGCTGGCAGTCCTGAGCGACGGCGTTCAAACACATCCAGTTGTCCGCTTACACTGTTGTTCAGGAGCGTAAAGTCAAGACCTAGGTTGAAGTTTTTATTCTTCACCCAGGATAGTTCTGTTACCGGTAAACCACGTGGTCGCAAACCAATTACATAACTACCATTCATTACAGCGCCTCCCTGGTTGAAATTATAACCGGCGAGATAGTCAAATGCATTTGGTGCATTCCCGTTGGAGAAACCGATCTCGCTACCCGTTTCACCATAGGAAGCTCTCAGTTTAAGGTCATTCAGCACATTACCGAACTTCCCTTTCAGCCAGGATTCTTCGGAGACCCTCCAACCGAGTGATACGCCCGGGAAGAAGCCCCAGCGTTTACCCGCAGCGTAGAGGTAGGAACCATCATAACGACCAAGTATTTCCAGCAGGTATTTGGATTTATAGTCATAGTTGATCCTGCCGATATAACCTGCTCTGGCTTCCAGGTTCCACTCATCTGAGAGATAGTCCTGTTCAACCAGGTACTGTACAGGCACATAGTTGTTCGTAGGGATGGTATGCACCACATAGTATGAGTTTTCATAGTCCGACAACTCATATGCTGCAATAGCGGAAACATTATGGTTCTTGAATTTACGCGCATAGCTCAGCTGAAACTGTGCATAACGGGAAATAACATTTCGCTTATGTCTTTCACGCCATGGATTCTGATTACCAAAGCCTGGTTCGGTAAAATAGCTGTCTGTGTTCGCATCGTATTTATACGCGTTCCAGGTATACTCA contains the following coding sequences:
- a CDS encoding DUF3823 domain-containing protein — its product is MIRLISSYVITLLLLVLVNGCKKDNYEKPSSLLSGKVVYDKEAVGLRSNGVQLELWQHGFELFTKIPVYVAQDGTFSASLFNGSYKLVRLPGNGPWVNNIDSIDVTVNGNTVIEVPVQPYFVIKNATISKSGTTVTGTFSIVKVANGGTLESVALFVGKTNIVDAVNNLGSAAVNGSDITDINAPVTVTLTIPGSLSGQSFFFARVSVKTAGVAEHIYSQPIKIE
- a CDS encoding SusC/RagA family TonB-linked outer membrane protein encodes the protein MKTLYVLVVLLLFAFLQGFSQQTNNVTYSGTVTDSTGIPIPGATVSVRNSNKGVVTKNDGSFSIQATPGAVITVSIVGFQTKELVLGREAKLQITVSSQASNLTDIVVVGYGTQRKASVTGAVSTLKSDDLVRTPATTTSAALVGKMPGITARATDSRPGNGTNLQIRNLGTPLFVIDGVPYTGNTATSAFGLTTGSGQDIFNTLGLEDIESITILKDASASIYGLRASNGVVLVTTKKGTKNEQPRINLSGYYGFQNFTRYPYPANAGQYVRALVESEQNLGRDPSLLYTPGELSKWEAGTEKGYKSYDYYKEVLRPNVPQNYISANASGGSQRTSYYMSVSRLSQDALVKDFTYERTNLQANLEASLAKGLKVGTQISGRLEKRHNVGVPGLDDYFNPFLSIFSMWPTESPYANDNPNYIHQTHNVNVNPVTYRDDVTGYLDEWWRGMNVNLNAQYDFDFGLSLKGVYSYNYLNEEFDGFEYTWNAYKYDANTDSYFTEPGFGNQNPWRERHKRNVISRYAQFQLSYARKFKNHNVSAIAAYELSDYENSYYVVHTIPTNNYVPVQYLVEQDYLSDEWNLEARAGYIGRINYDYKSKYLLEILGRYDGSYLYAAGKRWGFFPGVSLGWRVSEESWLKGKFGNVLNDLKLRASYGETGSEIGFSNGNAPNAFDYLAGYNFNQGGAVMNGSYVIGLRPRGLPVTELSWVKNKNFNLGLDFTLLNNSVSGQLDVFERRRSGLPAARYDVLLPSEVGYSLPNANLNKDATRGIEGMVTYTGTSGDVRYSIGVNATYARLRSVSTYKPRFGNAWDKYRNSIEDRWSNITWGYHVTGRFESEEQIKNYGIDNDGQGNRTELPGDFMYEDVNGDKIINGQDQRPIGYAQGAQPYVSFGINSSVSWKGISLRFDFAGAAMQSFLRDWELRYPFQNNGSSPAYMLTDRWHREDPYNADSKWVSGKYPAIRKDNTTHVNYAVNDFWITNVRYIRLKNLELAYNFSREFVKRIGISGLRVYANGTNLFSIDNVKEYEIDPEIGSSNGLVYPQQRLYNFGFNVSF
- a CDS encoding RagB/SusD family nutrient uptake outer membrane protein, which translates into the protein MKRLYIYCLMATGLFLLTSCMKDWLDREPRTILSDEQVWNDPKQIVALLANFYDRIPAESGLTDVNNEGADGRLFQWRNLANYDEGMWSGQSNEDGRNNITSYGYDSWYLWNYTYIRDINLALENIEKYGIKLSDASKKQYSAELRFLRALNYFNLVKRLGGVPLVTKQLVYDYSGNVESLQQPRAKESEVYDFIASEVDAIKDLIGNDGSTTRANKYTALALKSRAMLYAGSLAKYNGLMAAPITTAGGEVGIPAGMANGYYQKALDASKEIINSGPYALYKNNPDLGENFYEAVTKKANNREAIFVKDFLLPTRKHVFSYDNIARGIREDNLGSSSVVPSLNLVEAYEYKDGTNGALKTRTADNTDYIYYNNVADIFSNKDARLYGTIIYPGTSFKSLPVSIQAGVLVWNAGRNAYDIVEGSDLGTTYSDGKLLTGTSGPHRSIQEVSNTGFYLRKFIDANDKTSTRGVQSDVWWVWFRLGEIYLNAGEAAFELGQTGNALLYINALRERAGFGPNSLTTLTIDRIRNERRVELAFEDHRLWDLKRWRTADKVWNGSTSSPDAMIYALYPYRVIRPGDAARDGKYVFVKMVAPRFRAPRFFRLGNYYTAINQSVLNNNPKIVKNPFH